In Aureibaculum algae, the following are encoded in one genomic region:
- a CDS encoding glycoside hydrolase family protein, with protein sequence MKIMKLFLVCTVFLLVSCQNSQKNNQANVVNDITTINLDEAIKNCVSQLEIAVPKLTDLTKHPRLIETDQTEWEEVPNHRLKWTSGFYPGILWYMYNLTKDKKWKQEAIKRTEVFEDFKTITEHHDIGFMMFPAYGNGFELGDKKEYKEILLTSAASLASRFNPNVGTIKSWSNELHPRWQQHITIIDNMLNLELLFWAAKNGGDSNYKNIAIKHAETTMENHFRDDFTSWHVLEYDSISGKVLNRHTKQGYADDSRWSRGQAWGIYGYTMVYRETGDKKFLDFAQKLTDAYLNYLPDDYIPHWDFDVPNLDNEERDASAGAIAASALLELSTFLEDKNSKEKYYNAAVKMLSSLSSDKYSAVGKADSFLLHSTGAKSLGWEIDVALIYADYYYIEALNRLKKMRD encoded by the coding sequence ATGAAAATAATGAAATTGTTCCTAGTTTGCACAGTCTTTTTACTTGTATCTTGTCAGAATTCTCAGAAAAATAATCAAGCGAATGTTGTTAATGACATAACGACCATCAATTTAGATGAAGCTATTAAAAACTGTGTATCACAATTGGAAATAGCCGTCCCTAAACTTACCGATCTAACAAAGCATCCGAGACTTATAGAAACGGATCAAACCGAATGGGAAGAGGTGCCCAATCATAGACTAAAGTGGACATCTGGGTTTTACCCTGGTATACTTTGGTACATGTACAATTTGACAAAAGATAAAAAATGGAAACAGGAAGCCATAAAAAGAACCGAAGTTTTTGAAGATTTTAAGACTATTACCGAACACCATGATATTGGTTTCATGATGTTTCCTGCCTATGGAAACGGCTTTGAACTCGGAGACAAAAAAGAATACAAAGAAATCTTACTAACCTCAGCTGCTTCTTTAGCATCACGGTTTAATCCTAATGTAGGTACCATAAAATCATGGTCTAACGAATTACATCCTAGATGGCAACAGCATATTACTATAATTGACAACATGTTAAATTTAGAGCTCTTATTTTGGGCAGCCAAAAATGGTGGAGATTCTAACTATAAAAATATTGCTATAAAACATGCCGAAACTACTATGGAAAATCATTTTAGAGATGATTTTACTTCTTGGCACGTGTTAGAGTATGATTCTATTTCAGGAAAGGTGTTAAATAGACATACCAAACAAGGCTATGCAGACGATAGCAGATGGTCAAGAGGCCAAGCATGGGGCATTTATGGTTATACTATGGTATACAGAGAAACGGGTGATAAAAAATTCTTAGATTTTGCTCAAAAATTAACTGATGCGTATCTTAACTACTTACCAGACGATTATATACCGCATTGGGATTTTGACGTACCAAATCTCGACAATGAAGAAAGAGACGCATCTGCAGGTGCAATCGCAGCCTCTGCTCTATTAGAGTTAAGTACTTTTTTGGAGGACAAAAACAGTAAAGAAAAATATTATAATGCTGCAGTAAAAATGTTAAGTTCCTTAAGTTCTGATAAGTACTCTGCCGTTGGTAAAGCCGATTCATTTCTTTTACATTCTACTGGAGCAAAATCATTAGGTTGGGAAATTGATGTAGCCTTAATCTATGCTGATTACTATTATATTGAAGCATTGAATAGGTTGAAAAAAATGCGAGACTAA
- a CDS encoding GLPGLI family protein, with protein MKTNIISVIVVAMTLLFTTASLAQKDFQGKAYYQSKTTMDMNFGDRQVSEERKKEIADRMKSFLEKSYTLAFNKSESMYKEDEKLETPGQGGGRGARFAAIMGAANGAEYKNIKDSLFLQENELLGKNFLVNDKLAALDWKMSGETKQIGQYTAFKATAMKEASAAGFAPRGPRGPRGGNNDQASKDNDKPESPKMIEVTAWYTMQIPVNQGPGKFWGLPGLILEVHEGNTSILCTKIEINSENTETIKRPSKGKKVSQDEYNTIAKEKMAEMSERFRGGRNRGGGGRN; from the coding sequence ATGAAAACAAATATAATCTCAGTAATTGTTGTCGCAATGACACTTTTATTTACTACGGCATCATTGGCTCAAAAAGACTTTCAAGGTAAGGCTTATTATCAAAGTAAGACGACTATGGATATGAATTTTGGAGATAGACAAGTTAGTGAAGAACGGAAAAAAGAAATTGCGGATAGAATGAAAAGCTTTCTTGAAAAAAGCTATACGCTTGCTTTTAACAAGTCAGAGTCCATGTATAAGGAAGATGAAAAGTTAGAAACACCAGGACAGGGTGGAGGAAGAGGGGCGAGATTTGCTGCTATTATGGGGGCTGCAAATGGTGCTGAGTATAAAAACATTAAAGACAGTTTGTTTTTACAAGAAAATGAATTGTTAGGTAAAAACTTTTTAGTTAATGATAAGTTGGCAGCATTAGATTGGAAAATGAGTGGAGAAACAAAACAAATTGGTCAGTATACGGCTTTTAAAGCAACAGCAATGAAAGAAGCATCAGCTGCAGGTTTTGCACCTCGAGGCCCACGAGGCCCGCGTGGAGGTAATAACGATCAGGCTTCTAAAGATAATGATAAACCTGAATCACCAAAAATGATTGAGGTTACCGCTTGGTATACCATGCAAATTCCAGTCAATCAAGGTCCCGGTAAATTTTGGGGATTGCCAGGTTTAATACTGGAAGTTCATGAAGGAAATACTTCTATTTTATGTACAAAAATTGAGATTAATAGTGAAAATACAGAAACTATTAAAAGACCCTCAAAAGGTAAAAAAGTATCTCAAGACGAGTATAATACAATTGCCAAAGAAAAAATGGCAGAAATGAGTGAGCGTTTTAGAGGGGGAAGAAACCGTGGTGGTGGTGGAAGAAATTAA
- a CDS encoding TonB-dependent receptor produces the protein MKQTLIALLMLTGITLSAQLKLEGFVKDSLGVPLELANVVAINQATKALDSYAITNDKGRYRLNLKENVSYKLQISFIGYKTIDIILNTVDADIDRNFTLNEDNNLDEINLVYEMPITIKGDTMIYNADSFKNGTERKLEDVIKKMPGLEINDDGQIQVEGKTVTKLMVDGKNFFDGDTKLATKNIPSNAVDKVEILKNYAEVGQLSGVQDNTDNIAINIKLKQGKGNFWFGDIKAGAGIANEDSQYIFQPKLFYYSPKTSVNVIGDLNNLGEVAFTRRDYRNFTGGFRSPSSNSGTSIDLGSNDLGFLQLQNNRAKSIETKFGAVNISHSPNKALDLSGFLIYSNNETEMEQNREIQYAETANTPSSYAFTETNTKQVSDLGMAKINLKYIPNSNNELNYYAIGRLSKQRQDQYVSQLVNSNASEINEVESSSPFSLRQNLNYYYTHDENNIFSLTAQHLLQDEDPFYNAILQDDNFDGSADELGFDSTQNVYNLSQNKRVKSNQFDAALDYWHILNEKSNINVTLGSVYSNQKFDSDIFQILDDGSTLDPSTNTSLFEVGNDVDYTFSDIYLDLKYRLKVGIFTFTPGVSAHAYGTKSVQYGTTYDDSFFRFLPSFNTRMDIKKSENISLDYRMTTQFTDVTNIARGIVMGDYNSFTSGTPDLENSLRHNIRLNYFNFNLFSYTNINGSLTYSKNINQIRNEVDFNTNANVNITKPINSDFSDESVGFSGRFQRTFGKLRASLSGSLNYSKYSQIFNGNTSINENYTQTYRLGVNSNFTEAPNFDLSYSLRIADNDQGSSRTTYYTHSPSIDFDALLFKKLTFRTEFSYNLYRDENSTLNTYQFWDASLAYRKDKDSKMEYELKATNLLNATSQSQASAGTFSVSSSEYFIQPRYVTLRLVYNL, from the coding sequence ATGAAACAAACTCTTATTGCCCTATTAATGCTAACAGGTATAACACTATCTGCTCAATTAAAGTTAGAGGGTTTTGTAAAAGATAGCCTCGGTGTACCACTAGAACTGGCAAACGTAGTAGCTATAAATCAGGCTACAAAAGCCTTAGATTCCTATGCTATTACCAATGATAAAGGGCGTTACAGATTAAATTTAAAAGAGAACGTTAGCTACAAATTACAAATTAGTTTTATTGGGTATAAGACAATAGATATCATACTAAACACAGTAGATGCAGATATTGATAGAAATTTCACCTTAAATGAAGACAATAACTTAGATGAAATTAACTTGGTATATGAGATGCCTATTACCATAAAAGGTGATACTATGATTTACAATGCAGATTCTTTTAAAAATGGAACAGAACGTAAATTAGAGGACGTAATTAAAAAAATGCCTGGTTTGGAAATTAATGATGATGGGCAAATTCAAGTAGAAGGGAAGACAGTAACAAAATTAATGGTTGATGGTAAAAATTTTTTTGATGGTGATACTAAATTGGCCACTAAAAACATACCCTCAAATGCTGTAGATAAAGTTGAAATTCTAAAAAATTACGCCGAAGTTGGTCAATTAAGTGGAGTGCAAGATAATACAGATAATATTGCCATTAATATTAAACTGAAGCAAGGAAAAGGGAATTTTTGGTTTGGAGATATTAAAGCGGGTGCAGGTATAGCAAATGAAGATAGTCAGTATATATTTCAACCAAAACTATTTTATTATAGTCCTAAAACAAGTGTTAATGTCATTGGCGATTTAAACAATTTAGGAGAAGTTGCTTTTACAAGACGTGATTATAGAAATTTTACTGGTGGCTTTAGATCTCCAAGTAGTAATAGTGGTACAAGTATTGACTTAGGAAGCAATGATTTAGGTTTTTTACAATTACAAAATAATAGAGCTAAATCTATAGAAACGAAGTTTGGAGCTGTAAACATTAGTCATTCGCCAAACAAAGCATTAGACTTAAGTGGGTTTCTTATTTATTCAAATAATGAAACCGAAATGGAGCAAAATAGAGAGATACAATATGCTGAAACTGCTAATACGCCTTCTTCATATGCATTTACTGAAACAAATACCAAACAAGTTAGTGATTTAGGTATGGCTAAAATTAATTTGAAATATATTCCCAATTCTAACAATGAGTTAAACTATTATGCTATTGGTAGACTTTCTAAACAAAGACAGGATCAATATGTAAGTCAATTGGTAAATTCTAATGCTAGTGAAATAAATGAAGTTGAGAGTTCGTCACCATTCAGTTTAAGACAAAACTTAAATTATTATTATACCCATGATGAAAACAATATTTTCTCATTAACTGCACAGCATTTATTACAAGATGAAGATCCTTTTTACAATGCTATATTGCAAGATGATAATTTTGATGGTAGTGCTGATGAACTTGGATTTGATTCTACTCAAAATGTGTATAATTTAAGCCAAAACAAACGTGTAAAATCAAACCAATTTGATGCTGCTCTTGACTATTGGCACATATTAAATGAAAAAAGTAATATTAATGTAACTTTAGGTTCTGTTTATAGCAACCAAAAATTTGATTCTGATATCTTCCAAATTTTAGATGATGGAAGTACATTAGATCCTTCTACCAATACAAGTTTATTCGAAGTTGGAAATGATGTAGATTATACTTTTTCTGATATTTATTTAGATTTAAAATACAGATTAAAAGTAGGTATTTTTACATTTACACCAGGTGTATCTGCTCATGCTTATGGTACTAAAAGTGTACAATATGGCACAACATATGACGATAGTTTCTTTCGGTTTTTACCGAGTTTTAATACACGAATGGATATAAAGAAAAGTGAAAATATATCGTTAGACTATAGAATGACTACACAATTTACTGATGTAACAAATATTGCTCGTGGTATAGTTATGGGAGATTACAACTCTTTTACTTCAGGTACACCTGATTTGGAAAACTCGTTAAGACACAATATTCGATTAAACTATTTTAACTTTAACTTGTTTAGTTATACCAACATTAATGGTAGCCTTACCTATAGTAAAAACATCAATCAAATACGTAATGAAGTTGATTTTAATACAAATGCCAATGTTAATATTACCAAGCCGATTAATTCTGATTTTTCTGATGAAAGTGTAGGTTTTAGTGGACGATTTCAACGTACTTTTGGTAAGCTAAGAGCAAGTTTAAGCGGTAGTTTAAACTATAGTAAATACAGCCAAATTTTTAACGGAAATACATCTATAAATGAAAACTATACACAAACCTATCGATTGGGTGTGAATAGTAATTTCACAGAAGCTCCAAACTTTGATTTAAGTTATAGCTTAAGAATTGCTGATAACGATCAAGGGTCTAGTAGAACGACCTATTATACACATTCACCTTCTATTGATTTTGATGCCTTATTGTTTAAAAAGTTAACTTTCCGTACGGAGTTTAGTTATAATCTATATAGAGATGAAAACAGTACATTAAACACCTATCAGTTTTGGGATGCTTCTTTAGCATACAGAAAGGATAAAGATAGTAAAATGGAGTATGAGCTAAAAGCCACAAACCTTTTAAATGCAACATCTCAAAGTCAGGCAAGTGCAGGTACTTTTTCAGTAAGTTCATCGGAATATTTTATTCAACCGAGATATGTTACCTTGAGATTGGTGTATAACCTATAA
- a CDS encoding response regulator transcription factor: MSEKVTILLAEDEPALGQIIRDSLETRNFKVLLCEDGEIALKKYKENDPKLLVLDVMMPKKDGFTLAKEIRKENNEIPIIFLTAKSQTKDVVEGFTIGGNDYVKKPFSIEELIVRINSLLQRTNLQKTAEIINLGLYTFDFRRQILQYKTEKELQLTHREAHLLFNLYKNKNEVLDRSVILKKLWGTDDIFSSRSMDVFITKLRKKLNQDPAIQILNVRGYGYKLVC, encoded by the coding sequence ATGAGTGAAAAGGTGACCATATTATTAGCGGAAGATGAACCTGCATTAGGGCAAATAATAAGAGACAGTTTAGAAACAAGAAATTTTAAGGTCTTATTATGCGAAGATGGTGAAATTGCATTAAAGAAATACAAAGAGAATGACCCTAAGCTCTTAGTTTTAGATGTAATGATGCCTAAAAAAGATGGTTTTACGTTGGCAAAAGAAATTAGAAAAGAGAACAATGAAATTCCAATTATATTTCTAACTGCGAAGTCACAAACAAAAGATGTTGTTGAAGGCTTTACTATTGGTGGTAATGACTATGTAAAAAAGCCCTTCTCTATTGAAGAATTAATAGTAAGAATTAATAGCCTATTACAAAGAACAAATTTGCAAAAAACTGCAGAAATAATAAACTTAGGCCTCTATACATTCGATTTTAGACGACAAATATTACAGTATAAAACAGAAAAGGAACTACAACTTACCCATAGAGAAGCTCATTTATTATTTAATTTATATAAAAATAAAAATGAAGTGTTGGACCGTTCTGTTATTCTTAAAAAACTTTGGGGTACTGATGATATTTTTAGTTCTAGAAGTATGGATGTATTTATAACAAAGCTTCGAAAAAAACTAAATCAAGATCCGGCTATTCAAATTTTGAATGTAAGAGGATATGGTTATAAATTAGTTTGTTAA
- a CDS encoding alpha-1,3-galactosidase-related protein — protein MKFSFTYIIIAFLLGGCIKKSEPNIINVKDHGITPNTKQSITSKINKLIDNLPDETVTIIFPKGRYDFYPDTSYFRTYFETNTYDINPKRLAILLEKKKNITIDAQGSDFIYHGHIQPFTLDNSENINVKNVNIDWDKPLTAESEVIEADSTHILIKIDTAQFPYTVHDKGITFAADDWKAEWKLTGGSWLIEIDKNHIIPPFTGDHGTVNGDLENVIYKEIKPGLVLMTASFTKTPSVGNYLIMRHSTRDHAGMFLFHSKDIKLENINVYHTSGLGILSQYCENIEMQKVNMVPNPNKNRYLSGHDDGLHFMGCKGEIIINDCDAQGLMDDPINIHGTYVPVVKRINDTVLECSYAHDMSLGLIWAKKGDSIGYIDKKTMKTVGIGIVNRFSQTDSKRFSLAFDNKLPEFLSDDYSLENLSWTPNATITNCYVGSNRARGYLISTPGKVRIENNIFETSGSAILIAGDANYWYESGSVKNVTIKNNEFKAASNSSAYQFCNAIISIYPEIPSSDSLNPYHKNITIENNSFNPSDYPIVYARSVDGLFFKNNTITRSYDFEPWHSQKHNFLLDACKNVEISGNTFGDDVLGKNILLKDMRANQLNLTNIELKIDTEN, from the coding sequence ATGAAATTTTCTTTTACCTATATTATAATTGCATTTTTACTTGGTGGCTGTATTAAAAAATCAGAACCCAACATAATCAATGTCAAGGACCACGGAATTACTCCAAATACAAAGCAAAGTATTACTTCGAAAATTAACAAACTCATAGATAATTTGCCGGATGAAACGGTTACCATCATTTTTCCGAAAGGACGGTATGATTTTTATCCTGACACTAGTTATTTCCGTACTTATTTTGAAACCAATACTTATGATATTAACCCAAAAAGATTGGCAATTTTACTAGAGAAAAAAAAGAACATTACTATTGATGCTCAGGGTTCAGATTTTATCTACCATGGACATATTCAGCCCTTTACCTTAGATAATTCTGAAAATATCAACGTAAAAAATGTAAATATAGATTGGGACAAACCACTAACTGCTGAATCAGAGGTAATCGAAGCTGATTCGACGCACATTCTAATTAAAATTGACACCGCTCAATTTCCGTATACCGTTCATGACAAAGGGATCACGTTTGCTGCTGATGATTGGAAAGCCGAATGGAAACTAACCGGAGGATCTTGGCTAATTGAAATTGATAAAAACCACATTATCCCACCATTTACTGGAGATCATGGTACTGTTAACGGAGATTTAGAAAACGTTATTTATAAAGAAATTAAACCAGGGTTGGTGCTAATGACTGCTAGTTTTACCAAAACACCATCTGTAGGCAACTATCTAATTATGCGACATAGCACTAGAGATCATGCAGGTATGTTTTTATTTCATAGCAAAGACATTAAACTTGAAAATATAAATGTTTATCACACATCTGGATTAGGAATTCTTTCTCAATATTGTGAAAACATTGAAATGCAGAAAGTAAATATGGTTCCTAACCCTAATAAAAACAGATATCTAAGTGGTCATGATGACGGTTTACATTTTATGGGATGTAAAGGTGAGATAATTATAAATGATTGCGATGCTCAAGGACTTATGGATGACCCCATAAATATTCACGGAACCTATGTACCAGTTGTCAAACGAATAAACGACACCGTCTTAGAATGTAGTTATGCACACGACATGAGTCTTGGACTTATTTGGGCAAAAAAGGGAGATTCTATTGGGTATATCGACAAAAAAACGATGAAAACAGTTGGAATTGGAATAGTTAACCGCTTTTCTCAAACTGATAGTAAACGTTTTTCATTGGCATTTGATAACAAGCTTCCCGAATTTTTATCTGACGACTATTCTCTTGAAAATTTAAGTTGGACACCTAACGCAACCATAACCAATTGTTATGTAGGTAGCAATAGAGCAAGAGGCTATTTAATTTCTACTCCTGGTAAAGTACGTATTGAAAATAATATTTTCGAGACGAGTGGATCTGCAATTCTTATTGCAGGAGATGCTAACTATTGGTATGAAAGTGGTTCAGTAAAAAATGTTACTATAAAAAATAATGAATTCAAAGCCGCATCGAATTCATCAGCCTATCAATTCTGCAATGCCATAATAAGTATATATCCAGAAATTCCATCTTCAGATTCCTTGAATCCTTATCACAAGAATATTACAATAGAAAACAACAGTTTCAATCCTTCAGACTACCCAATCGTTTATGCAAGATCTGTTGATGGTTTGTTTTTTAAAAACAACACAATTACTCGAAGTTATGATTTTGAACCATGGCACTCTCAAAAACATAATTTTCTTTTAGATGCCTGTAAAAATGTGGAAATTAGTGGAAATACATTTGGTGATGATGTATTGGGAAAAAATATTCTTTTAAAAGATATGCGAGCCAATCAACTCAACTTAACCAATATTGAATTAAAAATTGATACTGAAAATTAA
- a CDS encoding sensor histidine kinase translates to MNEKNYKWVVGFIILTILTTIGVQLFWNFKEYQGNKKHLIGKVQRSLDNSVEAYFANITRTGIIKYNVNLEERTDTINSPSKNELRTKIDSTLKNISKLENEKPILIKDYRNSNYPFYTSDKILPQNIDSLISKVFISISRDSMDLKKLDSYLSEELQRHHLNLKYALIYDYSKRDSQDSIITASRNLYLENFPKNHLTTTSKSTFLPRRGKLELRFTNEVAILLKKSLASILLSLLLSAAIVSSLIFLLKTIYKQKQLAEVKNDLINNITHEFKTPIATIGVALESLTSFNAIDDKEKTKTYINMSTDQLSKLNIMVEKLLETASLDSDNLNLNFDEINSTALIQSIITKHNFQLKNKTIEFKNSNSDLHIKADEFHFENVINNIIDNAIKYGGDKIIIETKQVKNKFELSISDTGNSLSKANKTKIFEQFYRVPKGNTHDVKGFGIGLYYAKKIIEKHNGTIDVHLSNNLTTFKITLPNE, encoded by the coding sequence ATGAATGAAAAAAACTACAAATGGGTAGTCGGCTTTATTATCTTGACAATTCTTACTACAATTGGAGTACAATTGTTTTGGAATTTTAAAGAATATCAGGGTAATAAAAAACATCTTATTGGTAAAGTACAACGGAGTTTAGACAATTCTGTAGAAGCTTATTTTGCCAATATTACAAGGACCGGTATTATTAAATATAATGTAAACCTTGAAGAACGAACAGACACCATTAACAGCCCTTCAAAAAATGAGCTAAGAACTAAAATAGATAGCACTTTAAAAAACATTTCTAAATTAGAAAATGAAAAACCCATTTTAATAAAAGATTATAGAAACAGTAATTATCCATTTTATACTTCCGACAAAATTTTACCACAGAATATTGATAGTTTAATTTCAAAAGTTTTTATTTCTATTTCTAGAGATAGTATGGATCTGAAAAAATTAGACAGCTACCTTTCAGAGGAACTCCAGCGACATCATCTGAATTTAAAATATGCCTTAATTTATGACTATTCAAAACGTGATTCGCAAGACAGTATTATTACAGCCTCGAGAAATTTATACCTAGAAAATTTTCCAAAGAATCACTTAACAACAACCTCTAAATCCACTTTTTTACCCAGAAGAGGAAAACTGGAATTACGCTTTACAAATGAAGTGGCTATTTTATTAAAAAAATCATTAGCAAGTATATTATTATCATTGTTATTATCTGCGGCTATAGTATCAAGTTTAATCTTTTTATTGAAAACAATATACAAACAAAAGCAATTGGCCGAAGTTAAAAATGACCTCATCAATAATATTACGCATGAGTTTAAAACACCGATAGCCACTATTGGTGTAGCATTAGAAAGTTTGACTAGCTTTAACGCTATTGACGATAAAGAAAAGACAAAGACATATATAAACATGTCTACAGACCAATTGTCTAAATTAAATATAATGGTTGAAAAATTATTAGAAACCGCCTCTTTAGATAGTGATAATCTTAATTTAAATTTTGACGAAATAAATAGCACAGCATTAATTCAAAGTATAATTACGAAACATAACTTTCAATTAAAAAACAAGACTATTGAATTTAAAAATAGTAATTCAGATCTACACATTAAAGCAGATGAATTCCATTTTGAAAATGTAATTAACAACATAATTGATAACGCTATTAAATATGGTGGAGATAAAATTATCATTGAAACCAAACAAGTAAAAAACAAATTTGAACTTTCAATTTCTGACACTGGCAATTCGCTATCAAAAGCCAATAAAACCAAAATTTTTGAACAATTTTATAGAGTCCCAAAAGGAAATACACATGATGTAAAAGGGTTTGGAATTGGGCTATATTATGCCAAAAAAATAATTGAAAAACATAATGGAACAATCGATGTTCACTTAAGTAATAATTTAACCACATTTAAAATAACACTACCAAATGAGTGA
- a CDS encoding M20/M25/M40 family metallo-hydrolase, with product MKKLSKLSCIVALLISVTLIAQETNPIIEGIVKEANENSQLERLAHEMLDVIGPRLVGTPQMKQANDWAVAQYGKWGISAKNEKWGEWRGWERGITHIDMVSPRIQSLSGMQLAWNPSTSKKGVTAEAIVLPTVKDSMAFKNWLPNVKGKFVMISMNQPTGRPDYNWEEFATEESFKKMKEDRDVLNEAWRENMRNTGYNSRSIIEALESAGAAGIVTCNWSKGFGVNKIFSARTKKIPTVDIELEDYGMLYRLASYGNKPELKIVAESKELGAVPTFNTIAEIKGTEKPEEYVVLSAHFDSWDGGTGATDNGTGTLVMMEAMRLLKKYYPNPKRTIIVGHWGSEEQGLNGSRAFVEDHPEIVKNIQAVFNQDNGTGRVVNLSGQGFLHSYDFLGRWLAAVPNDISKHIETSYPGAPGRGGSDYASFLAAGAPAFSLSSLSWSYWNYTWHTNRDTYDKIVFDDVRSNAILTAILTYMASEDEQSTPKDKIVLPVSKRTGEQMDWPTPRSPERKGMLEEKK from the coding sequence ATGAAGAAATTAAGTAAATTATCTTGTATTGTGGCATTGCTAATTAGTGTAACGTTAATAGCTCAAGAAACCAATCCCATAATTGAAGGTATTGTTAAAGAAGCCAATGAAAATTCTCAATTAGAACGTTTGGCTCATGAAATGTTAGATGTTATCGGCCCACGATTAGTTGGTACACCTCAAATGAAACAGGCCAATGATTGGGCAGTGGCTCAATATGGTAAATGGGGCATTTCAGCAAAAAATGAAAAATGGGGAGAATGGAGAGGATGGGAACGCGGTATTACACATATTGATATGGTGTCACCACGTATTCAAAGTTTAAGTGGTATGCAATTGGCATGGAACCCTAGTACTTCAAAAAAAGGAGTTACAGCTGAGGCAATTGTATTGCCCACAGTTAAAGATTCAATGGCTTTTAAAAACTGGTTGCCTAATGTGAAAGGTAAATTTGTGATGATTTCTATGAACCAACCAACAGGTCGTCCAGATTATAATTGGGAAGAATTTGCTACGGAAGAGTCTTTTAAAAAGATGAAAGAAGACCGTGATGTCTTAAATGAAGCATGGCGAGAAAATATGAGAAATACAGGTTATAATAGCCGTTCAATTATTGAAGCTTTAGAATCAGCTGGTGCTGCAGGTATTGTAACGTGTAATTGGTCTAAAGGTTTTGGTGTTAATAAAATATTTAGTGCAAGAACAAAAAAGATTCCAACGGTTGATATTGAGTTAGAAGATTATGGGATGCTTTATAGATTGGCGTCATATGGAAATAAGCCAGAACTAAAAATAGTAGCAGAGTCTAAAGAGTTAGGAGCAGTACCTACTTTTAATACCATTGCTGAAATTAAAGGAACTGAAAAACCAGAAGAATATGTAGTTCTTTCTGCACATTTCGATTCTTGGGATGGAGGTACAGGAGCTACGGATAATGGTACAGGTACATTGGTGATGATGGAAGCAATGCGTTTACTAAAAAAATATTATCCAAATCCAAAACGTACTATTATCGTAGGGCATTGGGGGAGTGAAGAACAGGGTTTAAATGGTTCTAGAGCCTTTGTGGAAGATCATCCGGAAATTGTAAAAAATATTCAGGCTGTATTTAATCAAGATAATGGTACCGGTAGAGTAGTGAATTTATCAGGACAAGGATTTTTACATTCCTATGACTTTTTAGGACGATGGCTTGCTGCAGTACCTAATGATATTAGTAAGCATATAGAAACTAGTTATCCTGGTGCTCCTGGTAGAGGCGGTTCAGATTATGCTTCATTTTTAGCGGCTGGTGCACCTGCTTTTAGTCTAAGTTCTTTAAGCTGGTCGTATTGGAATTATACATGGCATACTAACAGAGATACCTATGACAAAATTGTTTTTGATGATGTACGTAGCAATGCTATTTTAACGGCCATTTTAACGTATATGGCTAGTGAAGATGAACAGTCAACGCCTAAAGATAAAATTGTATTACCAGTAAGTAAAAGAACTGGAGAACAAATGGATTGGCCTACACCAAGGTCTCCAGAACGCAAAGGAATGCTTGAAGAAAAAAAATAA